In Odontesthes bonariensis isolate fOdoBon6 chromosome 9, fOdoBon6.hap1, whole genome shotgun sequence, the following proteins share a genomic window:
- the dhrs13b.2 gene encoding tapasin-related protein isoform X2 encodes MITMGLRLKILIYFYMCTGSKLDLRRYVEGVKAEELECGLRRYSTEGIHVRWPVQGAQGYNRWFSCTLKHTKGRFTVTGFLRLPSNQPPPDQQDYRSWPAIVDGEILTTTVAMVLKTQSPSVKASLSSQQKLHCQFELDHRGPNVTVEWLRQHRGERTKLFSHTSRSGQTQGNGVGLKALAGGDASYSLPFTKLSSEGTYICSVSVIPLFASVDINLQIEEPPRVSLNVGPTLLLQEGGEQKVVCEAENYYPLDVEIVWYEQDPAMSGQRVGATLPKVLPNVLLSSHKHNQDMTYTVSAFFYLQASLKASGRQFTCSVSHQSLRMPIRKSFILNVEEPASWMLYLSVCFFVFLLVILATMLFHLHSVKKKLAQKKPY; translated from the exons ATGATCACCATGGGTCTACGATTGAAGATTCTTATTTACTTTTATATGTGTACAG GATCCAAATTGGACCTGCGGCGGTATGTGGAAGGAGTGAAAGCAGAAGAGTTGGAGTGTGGGCTGCGTAGATACAGTACAGAAGGCATCCATGTCCGATGGCCAGTCCAAGGGGCTCAAGGGTACAACCGCTGGTTCAGCTGCACCCTCAAACACACAAAGGGCCGTTTCACCGTCACTGGCTTCCTGAGACTTCCATCTAACCAACCTCCACCAGATCAGCAGGACTACCGCAGCTGGCCTGCTATCGTTGACGGAGAGATACTTACTACAACAG TTGCCATGGTACTCAAAACTCAATCTCCGTCAGTGAAAGCCAGCCTGAGTTCACAGCAAAAACTTCACTGCCAATTTGAACTTGACCATCGAGGACCAAATGTCACTGTGGAGTGGCTGCGGCAACATCGTGGAGAGAGGACTAAACTCTTCAGCCATACCAGCCGCTCAGGGCAGACTCAGGGGAATGGTGTTGGATTGAAGGCCCTCGCAGGAGGAGATGCCTCTTATTCCCTCCCCTTCACCAAGTTGAGCAGTGAAGGAACCTATATATGTTCTGTGTCTGTGATTCCACTGTTTGCGAGTGTGGATATTAATCTGCAAATTGAAG AGCCCCCCCGTGTCTCCCTTAATGTAGGACCCACTCTCTTGCTACAGGAGGGCGGGGAGCAAAAGGTTGTTTGTGAGGCAGAGAACTACTACCCTTTGGATGTGGAGATTGTTTGGTACGAGCAGGACCCAGCAATGTCCGGTCAACGGGTTGGCGCAACTCTCCCTAAAGTGCTGCCAAATGTCCTGCTGTCAAGCCACAAACACAACCAGGACATGACCTACACTGTGTCAGCTTTCTTCTACCTCCAGGCTTCACTCAAGGCATCAGGGAGGCAGTTTACCTGTAGTGTTTCTCATCAGTCTCTGAGAATGCCCATTAGGAAGAGTTTCATCCTGAATGTTGAAG AGCCAGCCAGCTGGATGCTTTACCTCTCTGTCTGTTTCTTTGTCTTTCTGTTGGTCATTCTGGCTACAATGCTGTTCCACCTGCACTCAG TAAAGAAAAAGTTAGCACAG AAGAAACCATACTGA
- the dhrs13b.2 gene encoding tapasin-related protein isoform X1, with amino-acid sequence MITMGLRLKILIYFYMCTGLQSVHQIPWLPCQFTDEHVSVNNEGYFDTQLIHREAMLQFGQKGDAPVNPNAITFLLTGSKLDLRRYVEGVKAEELECGLRRYSTEGIHVRWPVQGAQGYNRWFSCTLKHTKGRFTVTGFLRLPSNQPPPDQQDYRSWPAIVDGEILTTTVAMVLKTQSPSVKASLSSQQKLHCQFELDHRGPNVTVEWLRQHRGERTKLFSHTSRSGQTQGNGVGLKALAGGDASYSLPFTKLSSEGTYICSVSVIPLFASVDINLQIEEPPRVSLNVGPTLLLQEGGEQKVVCEAENYYPLDVEIVWYEQDPAMSGQRVGATLPKVLPNVLLSSHKHNQDMTYTVSAFFYLQASLKASGRQFTCSVSHQSLRMPIRKSFILNVEEPASWMLYLSVCFFVFLLVILATMLFHLHSVKKKLAQKKPY; translated from the exons ATGATCACCATGGGTCTACGATTGAAGATTCTTATTTACTTTTATATGTGTACAG GGCTGCAGAGTGTCCATCAGATACCATGGCTGCCCTGTCAGTTCACCGATGAACATGTGTCTGTGAATAATGAGGGATACTTTGACACTCAGCTGATCCACAGAGAGGCAATGCTGCAGTTTGGTCAAAAAGGAGATGCTCCTGTTAATCCAAATGCCATCACTTTCCTGCTCACAG GATCCAAATTGGACCTGCGGCGGTATGTGGAAGGAGTGAAAGCAGAAGAGTTGGAGTGTGGGCTGCGTAGATACAGTACAGAAGGCATCCATGTCCGATGGCCAGTCCAAGGGGCTCAAGGGTACAACCGCTGGTTCAGCTGCACCCTCAAACACACAAAGGGCCGTTTCACCGTCACTGGCTTCCTGAGACTTCCATCTAACCAACCTCCACCAGATCAGCAGGACTACCGCAGCTGGCCTGCTATCGTTGACGGAGAGATACTTACTACAACAG TTGCCATGGTACTCAAAACTCAATCTCCGTCAGTGAAAGCCAGCCTGAGTTCACAGCAAAAACTTCACTGCCAATTTGAACTTGACCATCGAGGACCAAATGTCACTGTGGAGTGGCTGCGGCAACATCGTGGAGAGAGGACTAAACTCTTCAGCCATACCAGCCGCTCAGGGCAGACTCAGGGGAATGGTGTTGGATTGAAGGCCCTCGCAGGAGGAGATGCCTCTTATTCCCTCCCCTTCACCAAGTTGAGCAGTGAAGGAACCTATATATGTTCTGTGTCTGTGATTCCACTGTTTGCGAGTGTGGATATTAATCTGCAAATTGAAG AGCCCCCCCGTGTCTCCCTTAATGTAGGACCCACTCTCTTGCTACAGGAGGGCGGGGAGCAAAAGGTTGTTTGTGAGGCAGAGAACTACTACCCTTTGGATGTGGAGATTGTTTGGTACGAGCAGGACCCAGCAATGTCCGGTCAACGGGTTGGCGCAACTCTCCCTAAAGTGCTGCCAAATGTCCTGCTGTCAAGCCACAAACACAACCAGGACATGACCTACACTGTGTCAGCTTTCTTCTACCTCCAGGCTTCACTCAAGGCATCAGGGAGGCAGTTTACCTGTAGTGTTTCTCATCAGTCTCTGAGAATGCCCATTAGGAAGAGTTTCATCCTGAATGTTGAAG AGCCAGCCAGCTGGATGCTTTACCTCTCTGTCTGTTTCTTTGTCTTTCTGTTGGTCATTCTGGCTACAATGCTGTTCCACCTGCACTCAG TAAAGAAAAAGTTAGCACAG AAGAAACCATACTGA